The window GCGCTGGAGGAGTTCGGCACCTACCCGGCGCCCGTGCAGGGCCGGCACATCAGCGAGCTGCTGAGTGACTCCCGCTACGCGGCCAGCAAGCCGTATTACGACCAGGCTCTGGCCGGCGCGCTGCAGCGCTTTGAGCGCACGGACGAGGACTCGCAGGGCCGGCGGCGGCACTGCATCGTTTCCTACCAGCCCGACGCCGACGAGCGGGGCGTGGTGACCGGCCTCTTTGTGCAAGTGACTGACATTACCGAGCGCAAGCGCATGGAGGACGAGCTGTTTGACGAGAAAGAGCGCGTGCGCCTGACGCTGCAGGCCATTGGCGACGCCGTGGTCTGCTCGGACGCCCAGGGCATGGTGACTTACCTCAACCCGGTGGCTGAGCGCCTGACGGGCTGGCAGGCGTTTGATGCCGCGGGCCACACGGTGAATGAAGTGGTCTGCCTGCGCAGCCCCGACAACGACATACTCCTGTCCAACACGCTGCGCACCGCCATTCAGCTGGGTGCAGCCTCAGACCCCGTGCGCGGCGTACTGGTACACCGCACCAGCGGCCAGCGCTTCCAGGTGGAGGAGACTGCCAGCCCCGTCACCGACCGCCATGGCGTCGTGACCGGTGCCGTGGCCGTGCTGCGCGACGTGACCGAGGCGGTCGCCATGGCCGAACGCATGGCCCACCTGGCGCAGTACGATGCACTCACCGATCTGCCCAACCGCGTGCTGCTGCAGGACCGCGCCCAGCTGGCCATGGCCCAGGCGCAGCGCGACGGCAGGTCGCTGGCGGTGATGTACCTGGACCTGGATGGCTTCAAGGGGGTCAATGACCGCCTGGGCCACGATGTGGGCGACGTCCTGCTGGTGCAGTTTGCCCAGCGGTTGCAGGCGGCGGTGCGCGCATCCGACACCGTGTGTCGCCAGGGAGGCGACGAGTTTGTGGTGCTGCTGCCCGGCCTGGACGGGGTGGAGCCCGCCTGCCTCGTGGCGCGCAAGATCCTGGCATCCTGCAATCCTGCGTTCGATCTCGCCGGTCAGCGGGTGCAGGTGGGCGTGAGCGGCGGCATTGCGCTGTTTCCGCAGCATGGCAGCACCTTCGATGAGCTCTCGCGCCATGCGGACGGTGCCATGTACGCGGCCAAGCGTGGCGGGCGCATGCGCTTCATGCTCTACCGGGGGCCTGACGCCGAGCCCGAGGTGGTGCTGCCCGAGCCCGCCCTGGTGACCACGGCCAAGTAACGCAACTGCGAGGTTGTGGATGGGCGCCGTATGTCAGGGCTTTGGGCTGGCTGGCAGGCCCAGATACCCGTTCGCTGGAAATTTGTTGTAGGCCGCCAAAAAAATTTTGATGGCTGGCCCGCGTGCCACCGCCTACCATTTGGCGCATTTCCCATACCGGAGAGCCTGCGTGCCCAATCTGTCCAAAATCACCTGCATCGAAGACCTGCGTGTCATTGCCCAGCGCCGCGTGCCGCGCATGTTTTATGACTACGCCGATTCGGGCTCGTACACCGAGGGCACCTACCGCGCCAACGAAAGCGACTTCCAGCGCATCAAGCTGCGCCAGCGCGTGGCCGTGAACATGGAAGGCCGCACCACCCGCACCACCATGGTGGGCCAGGACGTGGCCATGCCCGTGGCCATTGCGCCCACGGGCCTTACCGGCATGCAGCATGCCGACGGCGAGATCCTGGGCGCCAAGGCGGCCAAGGCGTTTGGCATCCCGTTCACGCTGTCGACCATGAGCATCTGCTCCATCGAGGACATTGCCGAACACACGGGCCGCCACCCCTTCTGGTTCCAGGTGTATGTGATGCGCGACCGCGACTTCATCAACCGCCTGATCGACCGCGCCAAGGCCGCCAACTGCTCTGCGCTGCAGCTCACGCTGGACCTGCAGATCCTGGGCCAGCGCCACAAGGACATCAAGAACGGCCTGTCGGCCCCGCCCAAGCCCACCCTTGCCAACCTGATCAACCTGGCCACCAAGCCGCACTGGTGCCTGGGCATGCTGGGCACCAAACGCCGCAGCTTCGGCAACATCGTGGGCCATGCCAAGGGCGTGGGCGATTTGTCGTCGCTGTCGTCATGGACGGCCGAGCAGTTCGACCCCCAGCTCAACTGGGGCGACGTGGAGTGGATCAAGAAGCGCTGGGGCGGCAAGCTGATTCTCAAAGGCATCATGGACGCCGAAGACGCGCGCCTGGCGGTCAACAGCGGTGCCGATGCGCTCATCGTCAGCAACCATGGTGGCCGCCAGCTCGATGGCGCGCCGTCGTCCATCGCTGCGCTACCCAGCATTGCAGCAGCGGCAGGCAAGGACATCGAGGTGTGGATGGACGGCGGCATTCGCAGCGGGCAGGACGTGCTCAAGGCCCGCGCGCTGGGCGCGCAGGGCACGCTGATCGGCCGCAGCTTTCTGTACGGACTGGGAGCCTATGGCGAGGCCGGGGTGACGCGCGCGTTGCAGATCATCCAGAAAGAGCTGGACATCACCATGGCGTTCTGTGGCCACACCAACATCAACAACGTGGATTCGTCGATCCTGCTGCCCGGCACCTTTCCCACTGCCTGAGTCGAGGCAGTCTGTTCAGCGGGTGGCCGCCTCTGGCACCGGCAGGCGTTTGAGCGTGGCCAGATAGGCCACCACGTCTTCGCGGTCGCGCGCATCTTCGAGCCGGTAGTCCATGCCCTGGCCGGGGATGAGCGCCTCGGGGTCGCTCAGCCATGCCTTGAGCGTGGCGCGCGTCCACAAGATCTTGCTCGCGCGCAGCGCAGGCGAATAGTCAAAGTCCTTCAGCGCTCCCGCGCGGCGCCCCACCACCCCCCGGTGGGCGGGGCCGTCTCCATGCTGGTCGATGCTGTGGCAACCGCTGCAATGCGCAGCGTACAGCGCGGCACCACGCTCCACCGACTGGGCGGTGGCAGCGCCGTGGGCCGCCCAGACCAGGGCGGCTGCCACGGCAACACGACAAACAGGGGACAGCGGGCGGGGCAGGGGCATGGTGGTGGCGAGGGGTAGAAAGCGCAGGGGTGTGAGCGGTACGGTCTCTTGCAGTACGGGCGATCACGCCGCCTGGATTCAGCCGCCCGGCGTTTTGTGTCATCGGGGGCTGTGCCCGCTCCCATTGCCGGCGCCAATTGCTGCGTGTGCCCCGGCCACATCCAAAACGCCCGCTGTGGCGTATTCACCTACAGCAATGCCCCGAAGGCACTGCCAACCCCACCAATCTCAGAGAATGGGCGCATGAGCACCCTCCACCCAGACAGTGAACTGATGGACCTCCTAGACCGCATCGCCGCGCAGGACGACTCCGCGCTGAAAAGGCTGTACGAGCGCACCTCGTCGCAGCTTTTTGGCCTGGCCCTGCGCATCGTCCGCAACCGCGACGCGGCGGAGGACGTGCTGCAGGAGGCGTTCTTGACCATTTGGCGCGGCGCGGGCAGCTACCGGGCATCGCTGAGCCCGCCCATGGCCTGGATGGGGCTGATCGTGCGCAGCCGGGCCCTGGACGCCCTGCGCAAGCGCACCACCGACCGGGCCGACCTCATGAACGAGCTGGATGACGCAATGGTGCAGACGCTGGAGGGAGATTCGCCCAACCCCATGGACACCGCCGATGCCAGCGAGCAGGCGTTTGCACTGCACCAGTGCCTGGGCAAGCTCGATCACAAGCAGCGCGAGGTGGTGAGCCTGGCTTACCTGCGCGACCAGAGCCATGGTGAGCTGGCCGAGCAGCTCAAGCTGCCGCTGGGCACCGTCAAGACCTGGATTCGCCGGGGGCTGGAGCAACTGCGTGCCTGCATGGCGCGCTACGCCTGAGGTCGTCGCCATGAACATCACCCAACACCCCGATCTGCTGGACCGCCTGGCCGCCAGTTATGCCCTGGGCACGCTGCGCGGCGGCGCCCGCCGCCGTTTTGAGGCCCTGGCCCGCGAACACGCCACTGTGCGCGCCGCTGCCCTGGTGTGGCAGACCCGCTGGTCGGGCCTGACCGAGTTGCAGTCCTCCATCGACCCCGCACCGGCCGTGTGGACCCGCATCGACAACCTGGTGCAGGCCGACCGGGCCGCCACCGCCATGCAGGCCGCGCGCGTGCCCCCGGCTGCTACAGCCCCCGGTGGCTGGTGGCGCAACCTGCTGGTGTGGCGCGGCGCCGCAGCGGCAGGCGCCATGGCCACGCTGGCGGCCGTGGTGGTGGGCATGCAGGTCAACGGCGGTCTGCGTGCCAACACCGGGGCGCAGATTGCCGCACTGCAGCAGCAATTGCAGGCCACCCCGCAGATCCAGTACGTGGCCGTGCTGGCGGACGAC of the Acidovorax sp. 107 genome contains:
- a CDS encoding diguanylate cyclase domain-containing protein, which codes for MPSFRQFFSHRLIWLALLVALGIGALFARTIWTIRNDEWSYAVQTNTNLARTLEQGLAWSLDSFDKSLEGVAREVARPEVWALPPDLRSRVVFDNSLRARGAGDVLVLDAQGNVVLDSGSLEPRRANFADRDYFLAGRDHGERGLFFGKPVPSRVTGLNILPISRAYYHPDGSFAGSVVGAIRLSYFNELFGSLDLGPNSGINLFRQDGVVISRFPYGDSDVGKTIAGSPNLLRFQTEGTGSFVGKAALDGVERLYSFRPVGNYPLILNVAQSTDTILAKWTNSAWVLGGFAVLLMLGCLGLALLFVRELLLRQQVSARLAEAEHDLRTILDNVPSMIAYWDANMRNRFANRAALEEFGTYPAPVQGRHISELLSDSRYAASKPYYDQALAGALQRFERTDEDSQGRRRHCIVSYQPDADERGVVTGLFVQVTDITERKRMEDELFDEKERVRLTLQAIGDAVVCSDAQGMVTYLNPVAERLTGWQAFDAAGHTVNEVVCLRSPDNDILLSNTLRTAIQLGAASDPVRGVLVHRTSGQRFQVEETASPVTDRHGVVTGAVAVLRDVTEAVAMAERMAHLAQYDALTDLPNRVLLQDRAQLAMAQAQRDGRSLAVMYLDLDGFKGVNDRLGHDVGDVLLVQFAQRLQAAVRASDTVCRQGGDEFVVLLPGLDGVEPACLVARKILASCNPAFDLAGQRVQVGVSGGIALFPQHGSTFDELSRHADGAMYAAKRGGRMRFMLYRGPDAEPEVVLPEPALVTTAK
- a CDS encoding alpha-hydroxy acid oxidase, which produces MPNLSKITCIEDLRVIAQRRVPRMFYDYADSGSYTEGTYRANESDFQRIKLRQRVAVNMEGRTTRTTMVGQDVAMPVAIAPTGLTGMQHADGEILGAKAAKAFGIPFTLSTMSICSIEDIAEHTGRHPFWFQVYVMRDRDFINRLIDRAKAANCSALQLTLDLQILGQRHKDIKNGLSAPPKPTLANLINLATKPHWCLGMLGTKRRSFGNIVGHAKGVGDLSSLSSWTAEQFDPQLNWGDVEWIKKRWGGKLILKGIMDAEDARLAVNSGADALIVSNHGGRQLDGAPSSIAALPSIAAAAGKDIEVWMDGGIRSGQDVLKARALGAQGTLIGRSFLYGLGAYGEAGVTRALQIIQKELDITMAFCGHTNINNVDSSILLPGTFPTA
- a CDS encoding cytochrome c family protein; this translates as MPLPRPLSPVCRVAVAAALVWAAHGAATAQSVERGAALYAAHCSGCHSIDQHGDGPAHRGVVGRRAGALKDFDYSPALRASKILWTRATLKAWLSDPEALIPGQGMDYRLEDARDREDVVAYLATLKRLPVPEAATR
- a CDS encoding RNA polymerase sigma factor — translated: MSTLHPDSELMDLLDRIAAQDDSALKRLYERTSSQLFGLALRIVRNRDAAEDVLQEAFLTIWRGAGSYRASLSPPMAWMGLIVRSRALDALRKRTTDRADLMNELDDAMVQTLEGDSPNPMDTADASEQAFALHQCLGKLDHKQREVVSLAYLRDQSHGELAEQLKLPLGTVKTWIRRGLEQLRACMARYA
- a CDS encoding anti-sigma factor domain-containing protein — translated: MNITQHPDLLDRLAASYALGTLRGGARRRFEALAREHATVRAAALVWQTRWSGLTELQSSIDPAPAVWTRIDNLVQADRAATAMQAARVPPAATAPGGWWRNLLVWRGAAAAGAMATLAAVVVGMQVNGGLRANTGAQIAALQQQLQATPQIQYVAVLADDKADASMLVTFDPKNNQLVLQRVGGFQEGTDKSLQLWALPPGQGPRSLGVLGQDKLLKLVAQEGDVKEVPTLAISLEPKGGVPSATGPTGPVLFKGELIQRML